A DNA window from Candidatus Paceibacterota bacterium contains the following coding sequences:
- a CDS encoding aminotransferase class I/II-fold pyridoxal phosphate-dependent enzyme, translated as MANFSKKITERARAIIIEQDKILLINRIKGNDSYWVIPGGAVESNESHKQAVKRECLEELGVKIEVQKLFLQRLGDKQEIEGQQEFFYMCNIVDGQIGTGQGPEFQAGTQYKGEYRVKWIDLKNLPEINLKPDEVKNKIIQQAILDKINHSIVDDEDIQNVVAVLKSGFLSKPDGGPKVTEFQKLMAELHGKKYAFAVNSGTSALHCAIVALELQKDDEIIVPALANIADCSVVLQERGRPVFVDISPEDFNIDPIKIEGEITPRTKAIIAVHMYGQPAKIKEIRKIADKHRIVLIEDCAQAAGAKYDNKYVGSFGDISCFSLYQTKHVICGEGGVVMTNNDKYAHIITSTANNGIMKHDLDAYDYDRVGFNYQLTDIQATLAVGQLQKLDKNNEKRRLNAGIFRNLLRDTDIQFQHAGSTTEHSYFYLTGLLPKYLSNQKDRFLDLVKSFGVPIKKLYPLALTEITLLRNKVKQDCPIAQDITKRMFNVYVNSGLNREDIEFMAKSVIKAYEIIKANNHHR; from the coding sequence ATGGCTAATTTTTCAAAAAAAATAACAGAGCGAGCTCGCGCTATCATCATTGAGCAGGATAAAATTCTACTCATTAACCGCATTAAAGGTAATGATTCTTATTGGGTTATACCTGGTGGTGCTGTAGAATCTAATGAATCTCACAAACAAGCCGTTAAACGCGAATGTCTTGAGGAATTGGGAGTTAAGATAGAAGTGCAGAAACTTTTTCTACAAAGACTTGGCGATAAACAAGAAATAGAAGGCCAGCAGGAATTTTTTTATATGTGCAATATCGTTGATGGCCAAATTGGAACGGGACAAGGACCCGAATTCCAAGCAGGAACTCAATATAAAGGCGAATATAGGGTTAAATGGATTGACCTTAAAAATCTTCCGGAAATCAATTTAAAACCAGATGAAGTAAAGAATAAAATTATTCAACAGGCGATTCTGGATAAAATAAATCATTCGATTGTTGATGATGAGGACATTCAGAATGTTGTTGCAGTATTAAAGAGTGGTTTCCTATCAAAACCGGATGGTGGCCCGAAAGTTACTGAATTTCAAAAACTTATGGCGGAGTTGCATGGCAAAAAATATGCATTTGCTGTCAACTCAGGAACTTCTGCGCTACATTGTGCGATTGTTGCCCTTGAACTACAAAAAGATGATGAAATTATTGTGCCGGCTTTGGCAAACATAGCTGATTGCTCGGTGGTTTTACAAGAACGAGGGAGGCCTGTTTTTGTAGATATTAGCCCCGAAGATTTTAATATTGACCCAATAAAAATTGAGGGGGAAATTACTCCTAGGACAAAAGCAATAATCGCTGTTCACATGTATGGCCAACCGGCCAAAATAAAGGAAATACGAAAAATAGCCGATAAGCATCGGATAGTCTTGATTGAAGATTGCGCCCAAGCAGCCGGCGCAAAATATGACAACAAATATGTAGGCTCTTTTGGCGATATAAGTTGTTTTAGTTTGTATCAGACAAAACATGTTATTTGCGGAGAAGGTGGGGTTGTAATGACAAACAATGATAAATACGCGCATATTATTACTTCCACAGCAAATAACGGGATTATGAAGCACGATTTAGATGCTTATGACTATGATCGCGTTGGCTTTAACTATCAATTAACTGACATACAAGCTACTCTTGCGGTTGGGCAACTGCAAAAACTAGACAAGAATAATGAAAAAAGGAGATTGAACGCCGGGATATTCAGAAATTTACTCCGAGATACCGATATACAATTCCAGCACGCTGGCTCCACCACCGAGCACTCTTATTTTTACTTAACTGGTTTACTGCCAAAATACCTCTCCAATCAGAAGGATAGGTTTCTGGATCTCGTAAAAAGTTTTGGAGTTCCAATCAAGAAACTTTACCCCCTTGCTTTAACTGAAATCACTTTGCTTAGAAATAAGGTGAAGCAGGATTGTCCGATAGCACAAGACATTACTAAAAGAATGTTTAATGTGTACGTAAATTCCGGGTTAAATCGTGAGGACATAGAATTCATGGCAAAATCAGTAATAAAAGCATATGAAATCATCAAAGCGAATAATCATCACAGGTAG
- a CDS encoding class I SAM-dependent methyltransferase, which translates to MNYIKYQDKIIRKIASGHQNWYKAQSSVWGERYMKEKENILTKGRNKKEARIIAKYLPRNCKDILDAPCGYGRISNTLATLGYSVTGIDISDYFIKLAKEQAKQQGLSVSYIVGNILYKKIPRKFDAVLNIFTSLGYLENDKKNEVFIKKLCQHIKQGGRLIIEIINPIALTKDYKEKDSVLLKDGTKLYFDRYLDFRTSTSVTKIREVKKGGKAKNVVHIIRLYYPHELINICRKFGCDLIDILDQNGKAKDIKNSLRIWLIFQKK; encoded by the coding sequence ATGAACTACATCAAATACCAAGATAAAATAATCCGTAAAATAGCTAGCGGTCATCAAAATTGGTACAAAGCCCAAAGTAGCGTTTGGGGTGAGCGATATATGAAAGAGAAAGAAAACATATTGACGAAGGGGCGCAATAAAAAAGAAGCTCGCATAATCGCAAAATATTTACCTAGAAATTGTAAGGATATTCTAGACGCACCTTGTGGTTATGGAAGAATTTCAAATACTTTAGCTACTTTAGGATATAGTGTAACCGGCATTGATATAAGTGATTATTTTATCAAACTCGCAAAAGAACAAGCTAAACAGCAAGGATTGTCTGTTTCTTATATTGTTGGCAATATTTTGTATAAAAAAATCCCCAGAAAATTTGATGCAGTATTGAATATCTTTACATCGTTGGGTTACTTGGAAAATGATAAGAAAAATGAAGTATTTATAAAAAAATTGTGTCAGCATATAAAACAGGGCGGGAGGTTGATTATTGAGATTATTAACCCCATTGCTTTAACAAAAGACTACAAAGAAAAAGATTCTGTTTTATTGAAAGATGGGACGAAACTTTATTTTGATCGGTATTTAGATTTTAGAACATCTACAAGTGTAACAAAAATTCGGGAAGTTAAAAAAGGTGGTAAAGCAAAAAATGTAGTTCATATTATCAGACTTTACTATCCACACGAACTAATAAACATTTGCAGAAAATTCGGTTGTGATTTAATTGATATTCTTGATCAAAATGGTAAGGCAAAAGATATTAAAAATTCTTTACGAATATGGCTAATTTTTCAAAAAAAATAA
- a CDS encoding helix-turn-helix transcriptional regulator gives MSTIGKNIKRLRHEKGISQDKLSKLADVSLNTVVKLELDQSPNPTLETIKKLAKAFSISLDDLIK, from the coding sequence ATGTCAACAATTGGAAAAAATATAAAACGATTGCGACATGAAAAGGGCATTTCTCAAGATAAGCTCTCAAAATTAGCAGATGTTTCGCTTAATACCGTTGTTAAACTTGAACTTGACCAAAGCCCAAACCCTACTCTTGAAACGATCAAAAAACTCGCCAAAGCTTTTAGTATTTCACTTGATGATTTAATAAAATAA
- a CDS encoding NUDIX hydrolase, whose product MKIVICGSMSFSKEMLKTEEALKKLGHEVVLPEFVNDHANFSGEGEMPENEEKGNLIKKHFEEIRKSDAILVLNIERKKIKGYVGGNSFLEMGFAFVLNKSIYLFEQIPDIGYKDEIEAMSPIILGGNFLKIKEDLISNDSHEDYYNSLPKKRMCSGVLIFNQNDELLIVKPSYKDHWSIPGGVIEENESPRLACIRETEEETGLYIENLEFLSVDFVPPKTKVSENLHFIFFGGILKEEEIKKIKILNEEIEDYKFLPIEKASLLLGKNLGKRIEKSIEALKNRKVIYMESGK is encoded by the coding sequence ATGAAAATAGTTATTTGCGGCAGCATGTCTTTTTCAAAAGAGATGCTAAAAACAGAAGAAGCGCTCAAAAAATTAGGGCATGAAGTTGTTTTGCCCGAATTTGTCAATGACCATGCTAATTTTTCAGGCGAAGGAGAAATGCCGGAAAATGAAGAGAAAGGGAATTTGATAAAAAAGCACTTTGAGGAAATAAGGAAAAGTGACGCTATTCTTGTTCTTAACATTGAACGTAAAAAAATAAAGGGATATGTGGGCGGCAATTCTTTTTTAGAAATGGGGTTTGCTTTTGTTTTAAATAAGTCAATTTATCTTTTTGAGCAAATTCCCGATATTGGGTATAAAGATGAAATAGAGGCAATGTCGCCCATAATTCTTGGCGGTAACTTTTTAAAAATAAAGGAAGATTTGATTTCTAATGATTCTCATGAAGATTATTACAATTCTTTACCTAAAAAGAGAATGTGCTCTGGCGTATTAATTTTCAATCAAAACGATGAGCTTCTTATCGTTAAGCCAAGTTATAAGGACCATTGGTCAATACCGGGCGGAGTTATAGAAGAGAACGAATCTCCTCGTCTTGCCTGTATAAGGGAAACTGAAGAAGAAACAGGGCTTTATATCGAAAATCTGGAATTTCTTAGCGTTGATTTTGTTCCTCCTAAAACAAAAGTAAGCGAAAATTTGCACTTTATCTTTTTCGGAGGAATATTAAAAGAAGAGGAAATTAAAAAAATAAAGATATTAAATGAAGAAATAGAGGATTATAAATTCCTTCCCATTGAAAAAGCATCTCTTTTATTGGGAAAAAACTTAGGCAAGAGAATAGAAAAATCCATAGAAGCGCTTAAAAATAGAAAAGTGATTTATATGGAGAGTGGAAAATAG
- the dnaJ gene encoding molecular chaperone DnaJ — translation MKDYYQILGISREASQEEVKKAYRKMAHKHHPDKEGGDEQKFKEINEAYQVLSNSQKRSNYDRFGTDQPGGFNWQGQGNQGGFNVDFDFEDLGDIFGDLFGFGRQGQGKKNVNKGKDITIDIEISLEETLKEIKKEISLYKLSVCKRCSGTGGEPGTSLNECFSCGGTGEVQQIKQTFLGSYTKKAVCPQCNGVGKNPKVPCNVCRGEGRIKEENRIIVTIPSGVDTNQVLKFVKMGEAGRRGLASGNLYVRVYVKKHSFFEREGDNLFAGISIPYSTAILGGEVEIATLEKTKLFLKVSPGTESGKVLKITEKGIPRFSGRGRGDLYVQLNINSPKKVTKEQKKILEEMKKNGL, via the coding sequence ATGAAGGACTATTATCAAATACTTGGCATATCAAGAGAAGCTTCTCAAGAGGAAGTCAAAAAGGCTTACCGAAAGATGGCCCACAAGCACCACCCCGATAAAGAAGGAGGAGACGAGCAGAAGTTTAAAGAGATAAACGAGGCTTATCAGGTTCTTTCCAATTCTCAAAAGAGAAGCAATTATGACAGGTTTGGAACTGATCAGCCGGGCGGTTTTAACTGGCAAGGACAGGGAAATCAAGGAGGTTTTAACGTTGATTTTGATTTTGAAGACCTTGGAGATATATTCGGAGATTTATTCGGATTCGGAAGGCAAGGACAGGGAAAGAAAAACGTCAATAAGGGAAAAGATATTACTATAGACATTGAAATTTCTCTTGAAGAAACGTTAAAAGAAATCAAAAAAGAGATTTCTCTTTACAAGCTTTCTGTTTGCAAAAGATGCAGCGGAACCGGAGGAGAACCAGGAACTTCTTTGAATGAATGTTTCTCATGCGGAGGAACTGGAGAAGTTCAACAAATCAAACAGACATTTTTGGGTTCATATACTAAAAAAGCTGTCTGTCCCCAGTGCAACGGAGTTGGAAAAAATCCGAAGGTTCCTTGTAATGTTTGCAGGGGAGAAGGAAGAATAAAAGAAGAAAACAGGATTATCGTTACTATCCCTTCGGGAGTCGATACCAATCAAGTTCTTAAGTTTGTCAAAATGGGAGAAGCCGGAAGAAGGGGACTTGCTTCGGGAAATCTTTATGTCAGGGTTTATGTAAAAAAACATTCTTTTTTTGAAAGAGAAGGAGACAATCTTTTTGCCGGCATTTCTATACCTTATTCAACTGCAATACTCGGAGGAGAAGTGGAAATAGCCACTCTTGAGAAAACAAAGCTTTTTTTGAAGGTTTCTCCTGGAACAGAATCAGGCAAGGTTCTAAAGATAACAGAAAAAGGCATTCCTCGCTTTTCTGGAAGAGGAAGAGGGGACTTATACGTCCAATTAAATATCAATTCTCCTAAAAAAGTAACCAAAGAGCAAAAGAAAATTCTTGAAGAAATGAAAAAAAACGGCCTCTAA
- the dnaK gene encoding molecular chaperone DnaK, whose product MGKIIGIDLGTTFSAMANVTGGEPRIIENREGGRTTPSIVALSKSGERLVGVIARRQQITNPQNTIFSAKRLIGRRYNDPEVQKDKKLLPYEIKEASDGGIEIKMGENWHKPAEISAMVLKKLKQDAEEKLGEKITDAIITCPAYFDDSQRKATKIAGEIAGFNVRRVINEPTAAALAYGLTKKKNEQIVVYDFGGGTFDISVLDIAEDTIEVKATGGDTHLGGDDFDQKVMDWLIEQFKKDQGIDLSKDQLALQRIKEVAEKAKIELSTSLETEINLPFITSGQDGPKHLYYKMSRAVLENLVSDYISKSINLVKETLKEADLKIEDIEEVVMVGGQTRMPKIQEEVKRLFNKEVNKEINPDEVVALGVAIQGEILSAKDEGRKTEGDVKDMLLLDVTPLSLGIETLGGVSTVLISKNTTIPTSKSQVFSTAADNQTSVQVHVLQGERPMAKDNKSLGQFILDGIPPAKRGIPQIEVQFDIDANGILSVSAKDKASGKSQSIRIEGSTGISKEEVEKMKKDAEMHAEEDKKKKELIEERNLADNLINTSEKTLKDLGEKVEESKKKEANEKIEELKKVKDQDDLNAIKEKNSQLSQIMQQIGKDAYSQEKAPEGQENQSKENKKPEEGEYKEEKESN is encoded by the coding sequence ATGGGAAAAATAATAGGAATTGATTTAGGAACAACATTTTCAGCTATGGCAAATGTCACAGGAGGAGAACCGAGAATAATTGAAAACAGGGAAGGGGGAAGGACGACTCCTTCAATTGTTGCCTTGAGTAAATCCGGGGAACGTCTTGTTGGCGTAATCGCAAGGCGTCAGCAGATTACAAACCCTCAGAATACGATATTTTCGGCAAAAAGGCTTATAGGGAGAAGGTATAATGATCCGGAAGTCCAAAAAGACAAAAAGCTTTTGCCATATGAAATAAAAGAAGCAAGCGATGGAGGAATTGAAATAAAAATGGGGGAGAATTGGCATAAGCCGGCTGAAATTTCAGCCATGGTCTTGAAGAAATTAAAGCAGGACGCGGAAGAAAAGCTGGGAGAGAAAATAACAGATGCCATTATTACTTGTCCTGCGTATTTTGACGACTCTCAAAGGAAGGCAACCAAGATTGCGGGAGAAATAGCCGGATTTAACGTAAGAAGAGTAATAAACGAACCGACAGCGGCAGCTCTTGCATACGGTCTTACTAAAAAAAAGAATGAACAGATTGTTGTTTATGATTTTGGAGGAGGAACTTTTGATATTTCTGTTCTTGATATAGCAGAAGATACGATAGAGGTAAAAGCTACCGGGGGAGATACTCACCTTGGAGGAGATGATTTCGACCAAAAGGTAATGGACTGGCTAATTGAGCAATTTAAGAAAGACCAGGGAATAGATCTTTCAAAGGACCAGCTTGCTCTTCAAAGGATAAAAGAAGTGGCAGAGAAGGCAAAAATTGAGCTTTCGACTTCCCTTGAAACAGAAATAAACCTTCCGTTTATTACGTCCGGACAAGACGGTCCAAAGCATCTTTATTACAAAATGAGCAGAGCTGTTCTTGAAAACCTTGTTAGCGACTATATTTCAAAATCAATAAATTTAGTGAAAGAAACGTTAAAAGAGGCCGACTTGAAAATAGAAGATATTGAAGAGGTGGTTATGGTTGGAGGGCAGACAAGAATGCCTAAAATCCAGGAAGAAGTAAAGAGATTATTTAACAAAGAAGTGAACAAAGAAATTAATCCCGATGAAGTTGTTGCGCTGGGAGTGGCCATTCAAGGAGAAATACTCTCTGCAAAAGACGAAGGAAGAAAAACAGAGGGAGATGTAAAAGATATGCTTTTGCTAGATGTTACTCCTCTTTCTTTGGGCATAGAAACCTTAGGAGGAGTAAGTACGGTTTTGATATCCAAAAACACGACAATTCCTACTTCAAAGAGCCAGGTCTTTTCGACTGCTGCGGACAATCAAACATCGGTTCAAGTTCATGTTCTTCAGGGAGAGCGTCCTATGGCAAAAGACAACAAATCCTTAGGACAGTTTATTCTTGACGGGATTCCTCCCGCCAAGCGGGGAATTCCCCAGATAGAAGTTCAGTTTGATATAGATGCAAACGGGATACTTAGCGTTTCGGCAAAAGACAAAGCAAGCGGAAAATCTCAATCAATAAGAATAGAGGGCTCTACCGGCATTTCAAAAGAAGAAGTGGAGAAGATGAAAAAAGACGCAGAAATGCATGCCGAAGAAGACAAAAAGAAAAAAGAATTGATTGAAGAGAGGAATTTGGCCGATAACTTGATTAATACTTCTGAAAAGACGCTTAAAGATCTTGGAGAAAAGGTAGAGGAATCAAAGAAAAAAGAAGCCAATGAAAAAATAGAAGAATTAAAGAAAGTAAAGGATCAGGACGATCTTAATGCTATTAAAGAAAAGAATTCCCAGCTTTCACAGATAATGCAGCAGATTGGAAAAGATGCCTATAGTCAGGAAAAAGCGCCTGAGGGGCAGGAAAATCAGAGCAAGGAAAATAAAAAGCCGGAAGAAGGGGAGTATAAGGAGGAAAAAGAATCTAATTAA
- a CDS encoding nucleotide exchange factor GrpE — MEEIKKELEKCKKEKEEILNSFKRERADFINYKKDEMERAGKTLNYFLEETVSELLPVLDSFALARKEAPEKKEGWMEGFLKIENQLKEFLKSLGVEEIDASLGKDFDPNFHEAVEVVEGEKSQTINEEIQKGYLLKGRVIRPSKVKVVK; from the coding sequence ATGGAAGAAATAAAAAAAGAGCTTGAGAAGTGCAAAAAAGAAAAAGAAGAAATTTTAAACAGTTTTAAAAGAGAAAGGGCCGATTTTATCAACTATAAAAAGGATGAAATGGAAAGAGCGGGAAAGACCTTAAACTATTTTTTGGAAGAAACGGTAAGCGAGCTTCTTCCTGTGCTGGATAGCTTTGCCCTTGCAAGAAAAGAAGCTCCGGAAAAAAAAGAAGGTTGGATGGAAGGATTTTTAAAAATAGAAAACCAGTTAAAAGAATTTTTAAAGTCATTAGGAGTTGAAGAGATAGATGCTTCATTGGGGAAAGATTTTGATCCTAATTTTCATGAAGCAGTTGAGGTGGTTGAGGGGGAAAAATCCCAAACGATAAATGAAGAAATCCAAAAAGGATATCTTCTTAAAGGAAGAGTGATAAGGCCGTCCAAAGTAAAAGTCGTTAAATAA